A window of Streptomyces sp. NBC_01689 genomic DNA:
CGGACGCGCCCGGCACCCCGGCCGGACCGGGCGCTTCGCCGGTGGAGTGAGCACGGCGCCGGATTCGTCCGTACGTATCCGTGACTCGGGAAACACGGAGACGGGAACGGCGCGTGAGCGGACGAGGACGGCGGGAGCGACGGCGCGTGGCCAGAGGCCTGGCCCTGCTGGGCACGGTGCTGGTTCTGGTCCTCTTCGGCGGGGTGGGCGGCGCGTCCGCCCACGCGGCGCTGACCGGTGCCGATCCCCAGGACGGCAGCGTGCTGAAGACGGCACCCCGCCAGGTGACCCTCACGTTCACCGAGTCGATCGGCCTTCTCGACGACTCCTTCCGGGTGCTCGACCCCGGCAACCGGCGCGTCCGCACCGGCGAGCCGGGGCACGCGGACGGACGGTCCGACACCGCCCGGGTGACCCTGCCCGAGGGGCTCGGCACCGGCACCTTCACGGTGGCCTGGCGGGTCGTCTCGGCCGACAGCCACCCGGTCTCCGGCGCCTTCACCTTCTCCATCGGCAAGCCCTCCGCGAGCGTCGCGCCGATCCCCGTCGACCCCGCCGGGAACACCCTCTCCACCACGCTCTACGACATCGCGCGCTATGTCGCGTACGGCGGTCTGGCCCTGCTCATCGGGACGGCGTCCTTCGTCCTGGTCTGCGGATTCCCGGGCCCGGTGCGGCGGCTGCTCCTGGCGGGCTGGTCGACGCTCTTCGTGTCGACCTTCGCGCTCCTCCTGCTGCGGGGCCCCTACGAACGCGGCACCGGCCTCGCCGACGCCATGGACCCGGGGGTCCTCAACGAGACGCTGGCCGGCCGGCCGGGGCTCGTCCTGCTGGCCCGGCTCGTGCTGCTGGCCGCGGTGGCCTTCTACCCGGTGCGCGCGGACCGGCGGGAGCGCCCGGTCCTCGCCCTCGGCGCGCTGCTCACCGTCTCCCTCGCCGTCACCTGGGCCGCCGCCGAGCACGCGTCCGCCGGTATCCAGGTGCCCGTGGCGATGGCGTCCTCCGTCCTGCACCTGCTGTCCATGGCGGTCTGGCTGGGCGGACTCGGCGCCCTGCTGACCGCGCTGTACCGGTCGGCCGAACCGCTCCCCGCGGCCGTCGTCAACCGCTTCTCCCGGCTCGCCCTCGGCTCTGTCGCCGTCCTGGTCGTCACCGGCGTCTACCAGTCCTGGCGTGGCCTCGGCTCCTGGGACGCCCTCACCTCGACCTCGTACGGCCGCCTTCTCGTCGTCAAGCTGCTCGCCGTGCTGTGTCTGCTGGCGGGGGCGGCCTGTTCGCGACGCTGGGCGGGGCGGCTGATGGTGGCGGCGCAGGAGCGCGTCGAGGCCGCGGCGGCGACGGTGGCGGTGCCCGAGCGCGTACCGCAGACCGTAGGGGCGCCGGCGGCCGGGCCCGCGGGCCGGGGCGAGGTGCCGGCCGTCGTGGGCCGGGGCGGGACCGTGTCCGAGGCCGTGCCCGAGGCCGAGGCCGGGTCCGGGTCCGGCGCCTCGGCCGACGCGGGTGACGGCCCCGGGGAGGCTCCGAACCCCGGCACAGGAACAGGCACGGGCACCGACGCGGGGACGGACCCCGGCACGGCTCCGGACTCGCCCCCCGCCGACTCCTCCACCGAATCCCCGGCCGATTCCTCCACCGAATCCCCCTCCGATTCCTCCGACGAGAGCGCGCGCTACCGGCGCGCCCTGCGGGGCTCGGTCCTGGCCGAGATCACCGTCGGCATCCTCGTGCTGGTGATCACCACCCTGCTCACCGGGACCCAGCCGGGCCGGGCCGCCACCGAGACCGCCGAGGCCTCGGCGGCGGCGGCCGCCAGCGAGCAGACGGGGACCACGACGGTCGTCCCGTTCGACGTGGGCACACCGGGCGGCCGCGGCAAGGTGCAGATCGAACTGGCGCCGGGCCGGGTGGGCGAGAACTCCGTGCAGGCCGTGATCTTCGGCCCCGACGGGGGGATCTCGACCGTGCCCGAACTCCGC
This region includes:
- a CDS encoding copper resistance CopC/CopD family protein; the protein is MARGLALLGTVLVLVLFGGVGGASAHAALTGADPQDGSVLKTAPRQVTLTFTESIGLLDDSFRVLDPGNRRVRTGEPGHADGRSDTARVTLPEGLGTGTFTVAWRVVSADSHPVSGAFTFSIGKPSASVAPIPVDPAGNTLSTTLYDIARYVAYGGLALLIGTASFVLVCGFPGPVRRLLLAGWSTLFVSTFALLLLRGPYERGTGLADAMDPGVLNETLAGRPGLVLLARLVLLAAVAFYPVRADRRERPVLALGALLTVSLAVTWAAAEHASAGIQVPVAMASSVLHLLSMAVWLGGLGALLTALYRSAEPLPAAVVNRFSRLALGSVAVLVVTGVYQSWRGLGSWDALTSTSYGRLLVVKLLAVLCLLAGAACSRRWAGRLMVAAQERVEAAAATVAVPERVPQTVGAPAAGPAGRGEVPAVVGRGGTVSEAVPEAEAGSGSGASADAGDGPGEAPNPGTGTGTGTDAGTDPGTAPDSPPADSSTESPADSSTESPSDSSDESARYRRALRGSVLAEITVGILVLVITTLLTGTQPGRAATETAEASAAAAASEQTGTTTVVPFDVGTPGGRGKVQIELAPGRVGENSVQAVIFGPDGGISTVPELRLTFTLESQRIGPIDAELSDRGGYWAADDVTLPVAGIWTMKATVRTTDIDQVTVSKTVRIG